A genome region from Anastrepha obliqua isolate idAnaObli1 chromosome 4, idAnaObli1_1.0, whole genome shotgun sequence includes the following:
- the LOC129245638 gene encoding dnaJ homolog subfamily C member 11: MSVDGDSDNELEENYYTFLNLPQDATGEQINAAYRKLSRIYHPDKHIDLESKKKAEQLFNRTKRAYEVLSDPHKRAIYDCVGQKGLRTDGWELVHRTKTPAEIREEYERLAQAAEERKLQQRTNPRGNITINVNATEIFTPYDETQLPRVEVSSMSISQSIEAPINRKDTLSLGGNLYSANGNGSGNFIICGRRLINKGWLEIDVGAGNGPLLGVKGGRTLSSVLTLNGGTSMNFREGRINPAIFSTLAVQLDKHTVGSLTLNVSTQSSMTTQIDSSTEKHAWTTSFVIGFPHIYLSAAYTRKMIENELKLKLAAKLGTFGFLAEYGAEKKISKYSSVFAAVSLGIPSGVMLKFKIVRSNQSYIFPIHLSEEIVPAAVFYATVTPILAWFFIKKSILDPMRLERKNSEIEKKKRSNEQRLTRQRQEAYAAVELMQRTYERIVSEESSRGGLIITRATYGQFEDDNSNFLENASLDVTIPLQCLVKDSTLILYQSSKSELPGFYDPCIGEDKILKIEYLCRNQNNVAFVKDMDAVRLPLNSSN, encoded by the exons ATGTCAGTTGATGGGGATTCTGACAATGAGCTGGAAGAGAATTACTACACTTTCCTGAACCTTCCGCAAGAT gccACAGGAGAGCAAATAAATGCTGCGTATAGAAAACTCAGCCGCATTTATCATCCAGACAAGCATATAGAtctggaaagtaaaaaaaaagcggAACAGCTGTTTAACCGAACTAAACGAGCTTATGAGGTATTGTCGGACCCCCATAAACGAGCAATATATGATTGCGTTGGTCAAAAAGGTCTAAGAACAGACGGATGGGAGTTGGTACATCGTACCAAAACGCCCGCTGAGATACGCGAAGAGTATGAACGTTTAGCACAAGCTGCTGAGGAGCGAAAGCTACAACAACGTACAAATCCCCGTGGGAACATAACTATTAATGTTAATGCCACAGAGATATTTACACCATACGATGAGACGCAGCTTCCTCGAGTCGAAGTGTCTTCAATGAGCATTTCACAGTCTATTGAAGCTCCTATAAATCGTAAGGACACCCTCTCTCTTGGCGGAAATTTGTATTCGGCTAATGGTAATGGGAGTGGAAACTTTATTATCTGCGGGCGGCGATTAATTAACAAGGGTTGGTTAGAAATTGATGTTGGTGCCGGCAACGGTCCGCTATTAGGAGTAAAAG GTGGGCGTACTCTTTCCTCAGTGCTTACACTGAATGGAGGAACCTCGATGAATTTCCGGGAAGGACGCATCAACCCTGCTATATTCTCAACCCTGGCGGTGCAGTTGGATAAGCACACGGTGGGTTCCTTAACACTCAATGTTAGCACGCAATCATCTATGACTACTCAAATTGACAGCAGTACTGAAAAACATGCATGGACAACATCGTTTGTTATCGGTTTCCCGCACATATACCTAAGTGCGGCATATACGaggaaaatgattgaaaatgagCTCAAGCTTAAATTGGCAGCGAA GTTAGGCACATTTGGCTTTCTGGCGGAATACGGAGCTGAAAAAAAGATTTCGAAGTATAGTTCAGTGTTTGCAGCCGTATCTTTAGGTATTCCATCGGGAGTAATGCTTAAATTTAA AATAGTGCGATCCAATCAATCGTATATATTCCCGATTCATTTGAGTGAGGAAATAGTGCCTGCCGCAGTTTTCTATGCTACAGTTACACCAATATTGGCGtggttcttcataaaaaaatctatacTCGATCCTATGCGTTTAGAGcggaaaaatagtgaaattgagaagaagaagagaagtaaCGAACAGCGATTGACAAGGCAAAGGCAAGAAGCTTATGCTGCGGTGGAATTAATGCAACGCACGTACGAGCGCATTGTTTCGGAAGAAAGCAGTAGAGGAGGACTTATAATTACTCGTGCCACTTATGGGCAGTTTGAAGATGATAATAGCAATTTTCTTGAAAATGCTTCGTTAGATGTAACAATACCACTACAGTGTCTCGTAAAAGACAGTACATTGATTCTGTATCAATCCTCCAAG AGCGAACTGCCCGGTTTTTATGATCCATGCATTGGTGAagacaaaatattgaaaattgagtaCTTGTGCAGAAATCAGAACAACGTCGCTTTTGTTAAGGATATGGATGCTGTGCGACTTCCCTTAAACAGCAGTAACTGA